The genomic stretch TGTAAgggaagaaaaaaaagtataaaaacttaaaaaataagaaaatatttgaatgtaAACTTATAACATATATAGATATATGTACATATGTATATAGGTTggaattctttaattattttttaaattaagatTAGAACAAGATAGAAAATAGAGAATTTGGGAAAAGAAtaagaataagaaaaaaggaAAGTATAATATTGGagtcaaaaaaaaaatgaataatagaaataaaaacaTGAAAGGTGGGGCAAATTTTAGAGAAAATGTGAAATATGGAACTTCAAGAAGAGTTTCATCTCGTCAAGGTCgttttaatgaaaaaatatttgaaaaatttcaaGTAATACAAATCAATTCAGAAATAAATGATCCAAAAGAAGTGAGTAAGTTGATTAGAAATCCATGGATTCGTGAATTTTCAGAGTGTGATAATTGGCAGGAAGGTGggataaaattaaataaattcaacaaattaaaaatatctttaaaatcggaattattaatatcatcatcaacaatatcatcaaaattagaattgagagaaaaaattattaatgatttaatgaTATTAGGGGATGAAATGTTGAATAGAATAAGAGAAGAAACATTTAAGAAAATAACTCCTGATAAAGATACAGTTTGGTTAAGAAATATGGCTCAAGATATAAAAGCTACATTAAAAGATAGAACTGAATCAtgttcaatattaatacaacAAAGTCCAATACTTTATATAAATGAAATGAAGGTATTACAAGGAATATTAGGGAATTCTACTAATAAAACCggttttttgaaaatgattgacactattttaaatcttttgGTTCAAGattctaatttattatttccaaaatcTAGACAACTCAATTTTCTACAAAATCATGAAAAATTACAaccattattaaaagatcaTCATgaaattactattactatttttgaatttgttcaaatatattttgaaaattttcttAAACAATGGTATTTATCATTTACTAAtgtattattaagaatGTTAGATGATACTTTATGGACTATAAGAAAGAAGATTATTACAGTAATATATCATTTATCATCTTCAATTATGGAGCAAAGATATTTTTTAGTTAATTCTTTAGTTCATAAATTTGGAGATAAGGAAGATAAAGTAGCTTCTCATTCAACATTTTTACTTGGAgagttaataaaaaatcatAGAGATTCTGAAACTTTAACATtagttttaaatatattatctgatcatatttcaaagaatttggatatttttcataaatcattaaattcGAATCCAAAAATTCATACAATTAATCAAGTCACTTTTCGTAATATATATCgtctaatattattcatttctGAAATTAAGTTGagtaaaaattataattatttttcattgGATATTAAtcaacaaaataataatattacaaattatCCACCACCaattaaaattcttaaattatGTCTTTCATCACTTAAAGTTATTGTAGAATCAAAAACATGGGATTATCAtactaaaaataaaaatcagGTATCTATAGTAAAACAACCATTATATAGATTATTAAGAGTTACATtaaattgtattaataGATCATTACCATATGCAGAAGTTCAAATCAagattattaatgataaatcatcaaaacaattattacaagaatttgaaactaattatattccaaaattatattatttatgtCATAATATACAATGTGGGTCAATACGTATTGTAATACTTGGTGTATTATATcgtatttcaaatatattaaatatattatcagATCGTTATTATagattattatattcacaattattatatagaccaatatatatatctaaaaataagaaattacttgtatttttaatatgGCAAATAGTGAATAATCCAGAAATTCATTATAAGGTatctttatcattattaaaaagatcAATACAAATTTCTGTAcataataatgatatatCGATGTTGACATgttttttgattattttagttaatgttattaattataatcaatttcatacaaatttgattcaaggtaaaaataaaaaagataaaaaaaatcattctcaagaaatttttaaaaatgatgatCTTGAGACAAGTAATATAAAATCATTATCCGGTAcctttaaagaaattatattaaaaagtgATGATATAATTATCAATGAGGATGAAGATGagaattttattgatattcaattagatgatgatgatgatgatgatgatgatgataaagGAGACAAAAAGGAAAAacttaattataataatatgaataataacaaaaacAATAGTCAAATAGTCAATTACATGCAAAAAGATGACGTGTCAAAAAAAGTTTTATATGATTTTACAAAGAGAGATCCAAAATATGCAAACAGTGagaatattcatttttggGAGTTTGAATTACTAAAGACATATTATCATCCACTAATTGTTGAATTGGTTTATAAGAGTATATTAATATgtgaagataataataataataataataataataagagAGAATATTGTCAGAGTATATTAAgatttttgaagaattttaaattaagtAATCAGATACAaacaagaaataataatatgaatatagATGgagataaagaaaataatccaATAGTAAGGATTTTTGAGTTATgttcattatcattatttatgCAGATTTTGAGTTATAATCCAAtagatttgaatttaatattattaaagagtATTACAAGGAAGAGTGATGttggtaataataataataataataataataataatagtaatacGAGTGAATTTAAACGTATaagtaattttaaaaaatggGATAATAAACATATTCCAAGTTATTTAGACTTTTATAAGATTTATTTCCAAGATTCTATGGTTAAAGCTATAGAAtcttataatttaaataattcagattcaatagaaaataaaggtGGGGATAACTTTGTGGgtgatgaagatgatgaatttgataattttgaaatagatTATGATGAAACTTCTGGTAAAATGATTAAATCTAATAGTAAATATCGTCAAGAAGATTTATTAGTTGATTCTTTAGTTGATGAATTTTCTGGTTTGAAAGATAGAGAAGGTTTAATAGgtgaagaagatgaagagGTGGATAATGAGGTTAATTTTGGACAAGATTTggatgataatgatgatgacATTGATTTACTTGATGGTGTAAATATGGATgatattgatgatattgatgatattgatgattttgatgattttgaaGACTTTGATGACTTGGATGGGGAAAGTGATTTTGCTGGAGAGGASSSctgaagaagatgatggTGAGGATGAGGATGAGGACGATGGTGAGGATGATGAGGATGATTTGGATCTTATAATGAATGATGGTAAATCTGgaggaaaaagaaagttgAGTAAATTTGAAGGAAAAAAAGGGTTTAACATGAAAAAGTTGAAATCTAATAGTAAGAAAGAATTACTAAATACAATAACATATGTAGATGCTGATGAAATGGAggaatatttaaagtaatatattaaagttaagTTTTACTTACTATTAGTTTtctaattatatattttaattagaTTTGATCTTTTGACTTTTCTTC from Cryptosporidium parvum Iowa II chromosome 8, whole genome shotgun sequence encodes the following:
- a CDS encoding hypothetical protein (similar to CCAAT-box transcription factor), yielding MNNRNKNMKGGANFRENVKYGTSRRVSSRQGRFNEKIFEKFQVIQINSEINDPKEVSKLIRNPWIREFSECDNWQEGGIKLNKFNKLKISLKSELLISSSTISSKLELREKIINDLMILGDEMLNRIREETFKKITPDKDTVWLRNMAQDIKATLKDRTESCSILIQQSPILYINEMKVLQGILGNSTNKTGFLKMIDTILNLLVQDSNLLFPKSRQLNFLQNHEKLQPLLKDHHEITITIFEFVQIYFENFLKQWYLSFTNVLLRMLDDTLWTIRKKIITVIYHLSSSIMEQRYFLVNSLVHKFGDKEDKVASHSTFLLGELIKNHRDSETLTLVLNILSDHISKNLDIFHKSLNSNPKIHTINQVTFRNIYRLILFISEIKLSKNYNYFSLDINQQNNNITNYPPPIKILKLCLSSLKVIVESKTWDYHTKNKNQVSIVKQPLYRLLRVTLNCINRSLPYAEVQIKIINDKSSKQLLQEFETNYIPKLYYLCHNIQCGSIRIVILGVLYRISNILNILSDRYYRLLYSQLLYRPIYISKNKKLLVFLIWQIVNNPEIHYKVSLSLLKRSIQISVHNNDISMLTCFLIILVNVINYNQFHTNLIQGKNKKDKKNHSQEIFKNDDLETSNIKSLSGTFKEIILKSDDIIINEDEDENFIDIQLDDDDDDDDDDKGDKKEKLNYNNMNNNKNNSQIVNYMQKDDVSKKVLYDFTKRDPKYANSENIHFWEFELLKTYYHPLIVELVYKSILICEDNNNNNNNNKREYCQSILRFLKNFKLSNQIQTRNNNMNIDGDKENNPIVRIFELCSLSLFMQILSYNPIDLNLILLKSITRKSDVGNNNNNNNNNNSNTSEFKRISNFKKWDNKHIPSYLDFYKIYFQDSMVKAIESYNLNNSDSIENKGGDNFVGDEDDEFDNFEIDYDETSGKMIKSNSKYRQEDLLVDSLVDEFSGLKDREGLIGEEDEEVDNEVNFGQDLDDNDDDIDLLDGVNMDDIDDIDDIDDFDDFEDFDDLDGESDFAGEXX